GACAGCAGGAAACCCAAGCCGTAGAGCGCAGCACCGGCCGCGACGACCAGGAACACCGTGCCCTTGCCGCCCTTGGTGACGTCGGCCTTGATCTCCAGCTTGGCCAGGGCGATCTCGTTGTGGACGATCGAGGACAGGTCGGTGGTCACGTCGGACACCATCTGCCCGATCGAGCGCTGGTCGGCCATTCTCATCCTCCTGCAAAGACGTTGACTGTTGCTGCCGGGACCTCGGCAGTCCCCGGCTCGTGCTCACTGTATCGGGGGCGGCACCGCGAACGGCTCAGTCGGCGGTCCTTGGGCAGTTCACGGTGCGGCGCGTCGGCGGCTGCGCTGCCCGAGCACCAGGGCGGCCGAGCCGGCCGACAGGAGTGATCCGATCAGGATGGCGACCTTCACGTGGTCGTCCTCCTCGGTGCCCGGGCCGAATGCCAACTCGCCGATCAACAGCGACACCGTGAACCCGACGCCCGCCAGCAGACCCAGCCCGACGATGTCCAGCCAGTGGATGTCGTCGTCCAGTTCGGCCCTGGTGAAGCGGGCCATCGCGAAGGTGCTGAGGGTGATGCCGAGAACCTTGCCGAGAACCAGACCGACGATGACGCCGATTGTCACCGGGTCCCTCAGCGCTTCGGCGAGGCCGCCGCCGACGACGGTCACCCCGGCGGCGAAGAAGGCAAAGATCGGAACGCACAGGCCGGCCGAGATCGGCCGTATCCGGTGATCGATGGCGTGTACGCGTGAGGCCGGCAGCGACAGTCCCAGCAGTACGCCGGCAATCGTGGCGTGAACGCCGCTGGCGTGCATGCAGATCCACGCCGCGACGGCCAGCGGGATCAGCACCCACCACCACAGACGTCCTGAGTTGGCCAGGTAGGCGAACACCGCGATCAATGCAAGGCTGGCCGCCAACAGGCCGACGTTGATTCCGGCGGAGAAGAAGATGGCGATCACCACGATGGCGATGAGGTCGTCAACCACGGCCAGGGTCAGCAAGAAGGTGCGAAGGCCGTCCGGCAGAGCACTGCCCACCACCGCGAGGACGGCGAGCGCGAAGGCGATGTCGGTGGCGATGGGCACCGCCCAGCCCAGGGGTACGCCGTGCGGGGAGGCCCACTGGACGGCCAGATAGAGCAGAGCGGGCACGATCATGCCGCAGACAGCGGCCACGATCGGGACGGCCGCCTTGCTCGGATCGCGCAGCGACCCGTGGACGATCTCGTGTTTGAGTTCGAGGCCGACCACGAAGAAGAAGACGGCCAGCAGCCCGTCGGCCGCCCACGTCGCCAGGTCCAGATGGAGGTGCAGGGACGCCGGGCCGATCTGGGTGCTCGAGAGGCTTTCGTACGCCGACCGCCAGGGTGAGTTGGCCCAGATCAGGGCCGCTGCCGTTGCCACGAGCAGCAGCAGGCCACCGGTGGTCTCCTGGCGCAGCAGGTCGGTCAGGCGCAGATTCTCCTCCGGGTCGTCGCTGCGGGAGAACAACCGGCGCAGGACCCCGGGGCCGCTGTCAGTCGACATCGGGAAATCCCACGAGAAGGGCGGCGCCGCGGAAGGCGTAGGCAAGGGCGTCGTCAGCCGGATCGAAGGTATTGGCCAGTTGCCCGAAGAGTTCGAAGGAGATGGCGCCGTTGATCATGGCCCAGGCCATCACGCAGCGCAGGACCGCGTCGTCGGGGAGGTCGGTGACCAGGGCCTCTCGCACCAGCGCGGACTGATGGGACAGGCGCCGGGAGATGGGCATCGGGCGAAGCGGTGGGAGCAGTCCCTCACCGTGGTGCTGCTCGGTCGTCAAAGACACCAGAACGGAGGCGACCCGGACGCCTGGTTGCACGGTGTCGCGCGGCGCTTGGTAACCGGGCACCGGGGAACCGAAGATCAGCGCCCAGTCGTGCGGATGGTCACGCCCCCAATTGCGGGCGGCGTTCGCGGCGCGGATGAACCGGCGACCGGGCGCGCCGCGGCCAGCAGCCGCCTGCTCCACCTGCTCACCCAACTGGTTGTACGAGTCGATGATCAAGGCCGTCAGCAACTCGTCACGGGTGGCCACGTAGCGGTAGATCCCCGAAGAGACCATTCCCAGGTCACGAGCGATGGCCCGCACCGAGAGGTCTGCGGCGCCGCGCTCGGCCAGTTGCTCGCGACCGAGGGCCAGGATCTGCGCCATGGTCTCGGCTCGGGCCCTAGCAGCCCGCACTCCCTGCGTCATGGCAGCCATTGTCGCAAATTCGTGATCACTGGTCACAAATGTGAGCACTGCTCTTGAATTACGGCCGCACGCGGGTCATGCTGATGTAGAAATAGAGAGCGCTGCTCACAAAGCGAGAGGGAGCCATGGCAACGACGGTGATCGAACAGAACGGTGTCGAGCGGTTGTTCAACCGATTGATGAACTGGATGGCCAAACACGGCGTCGGCCCGATGGGTATGCAGCAGTTGATCGTTCGCGGTCGCGCCAGTGGCAAGGAGCGGACCGCGGCCGTGAACCCGCTACCCCTGGACGGTTCGCTCTACCTGGTGGCGGCCCGCGGGGAGACGCAGTGGGTGCGCAACGCACGGGTGGCCCGCACGGTGGTGCTGCGCAAGCGAAGCCGGCGATCGGCGTACGTCATCGAGCAGGTCCACGGCGACGAGGCGGTGCCGGTGCTGCGGGCGTATCTGAAGAAGTGGGGTTTCGAGGTGAAGTCGTTCTTCGATGGGGTCGGACCAGCTGCCTCGGCCGCCGACCTGGCGGCGGCGGCCGAGGTGCATCCGGTCTTCCGGCTCAGTCCTTGCCCGACAGGCCGCTCTTGATCAGATCCATCACCGAGGAGTCCGCCAGGGTCGTGACGTCACCGACCTCGCGATTCTCGGCGACATCGCGCAGCAGGCGGCGCATGATCTTGCCCGAGCGGGTCTTCGGCAGCTCGGCCACCACCATGATCTGACGGGGTTTGGCGATCGGGCCGATCTCCTTGGCGACGTGGTTGCGCAACTCGGTCACGAGGTCACCGCCCTCGCCGGGTTCGTCGGCTTCCTGCACCGCGTCGCCGCGCAGGATCACGAACGCGCAGACTGCCTGACCGGTGGTGTCGTCGGTCGCACCGACGACGGCTGCTTCGGCGACCTTCGGGTGTGACACGAGCGCCGACTCGATCTCCGTGGTCGACAACCGGTGCCCGGAGACGTTCATGACATCGTCCACCCGGCCGAGGACCCAGATGTTGCCGTCCTCGTCCTTCTTGGCACCGTCGCCGGCGAAGTAGATCCCGGGGAAACGCGCCCAGTAGGTGTCCTTGAACCGCTGCAGGTCTCCCCACACCCCGCGCAGCATGGCTGGCCACGGCTTGTCGACGATCAGGTAGCCACCGGATCCGTTGGGCACCGAATTGCCCGCGTCATCAACGACATCCACGCTGATTCCGGGTACGGCGATCTGGGCCGAACCGGGGCGCAACGAGGTGACACCGGGCAGCGCCGAGATCATGATCGCCCCGGTCTCGGTCTGCCACCAGGTGTCGACGATCGGGGCCTTCCCGGCGCCGATGACGTCGTGATACCAGATCCACGCCTCCGGGTTGATCGGCTCACCGACGGAGCCAAGCACCCGGATCGAGGACAGATCGAACTTCTCCGGGATCTCCTTGCCCCACTTCATGCAGGTGCGGATCGCCGTCGGAGCGGTGTAGAAGATCGACACCTTGAACTGCTCGATGATCTCCCACCAGCGGCCCTTGTGCGGGGTGTCGGGTGTGCCTTCATAGAGCACCTGGGTCGCGCCGTTGGCCAGCGGCCCGTAGACGATGTAGGAGTGGCCGGTCACCCAACCCACGTCGGCGGTGCACCAGTAGACGTCGGTCTCGGGGTGCACGTCGTGCACGACAGAGTTGGTGTAGGCCGCCTGGAGCAAGTAGCCACCGGTGGTGTGCAGGATGCCCTTGGGTTTGCCGGTCGTGCCGGAGGTGTAGAGCAGGAAGAGTGGGTGCTCGGAATCCACTGGCACGGGGGCACATTCGGGATCAGCGGCCTCCAGCGCGTCGTGCCACCAGATGTCCTTGTCGGTCCAGGCGACGTCCTGGCCGGTGCGGCGCACCACGAGCACGTGCTCGACCGGGCTGTCGCCGGTGACCGCTTCGTCGACCGCTGGTTTGAGGGCCGAGGGCTTGCCGCGCCGATAGCCACCGTCGGCGGTGATGACCACCTTGGCGTCGGCGTCGGAGATCCGCGAGCGCAACGCATCGGAGGAGAAGCCACCGAAGACCACCGAGTGCGGGGCGCCGATCCGGGCACACGCCAGCAGGGCGACGACGGCCTCGGGGATCATCGGCAGATAGACCGCGACGCGATCCCCGGTCTGGACGCCCAAGTCCTTGAGCGCGTTAGCCGCCTTCTGCACGTCAGCCAGCAACTCGGCGTACGTGATGGATCGGGTGTCGTCCTGCGGCTCACCTACGAAGTGCAGCGCGACCCGGTCACCGTTGCCGGCTTCGACGTGCCGGTCGACGCAGTTGTAGGCGGCGTTCAACTCGCCGCCGACGAACCACTTGGCGACGGGAGCCTCGGACCAATCGAGGACCTGTCCGAAGTCCTTGCTCCACGTCAGGCGGGTGCGGGCCTGCTGGGCCCAGAATCCGTCACGGTCGGCGTCGGCCTGCTCATAGAGATCCGCCGTACCGTTGGCCTGCGCGGCGAACGCGGGGTCCGGTGGGAAGCTGCGATCTTCGTGCAACAGGTTGGACAGGGTCTCTTCGCTCACGATGGCCTCTCCCTTGGGGCGTGCGTACGGTGACAGAGTTCCTATTGCACCCATTGTGCCGTTGCACACACGTTGCATGTGACCCGGGCAACAGTTGGAGGACTTCGTGGAGGATGGCGCGCGCACGCTGAGCGCTGCCGAGGTGGCCGCGCTCTCCTCGCGACAACGCCGCGAATTGCTGGCGCTGATCCACGTCACCAACGCCCGCGATCGCGGCGAGGAAGCGGGGCGGATGTCGCTGCAGGACGTGCTGTCCGCGGACGCTGCGACACTCAGCCGTCGGCGGCGCCGCGCGCTCGTCGTCACAGTGCTGGCAACTGTCCTGCTGATCCCGTGGACGTTCTACCTCGGTATCCGGTTGCCGGAGGTCCACCTGTCGCGTGGGTGGGACACGACGTGGGTCGGCTTCGACATCCT
The window above is part of the Branchiibius hedensis genome. Proteins encoded here:
- the nhaA gene encoding Na+/H+ antiporter NhaA is translated as MSTDSGPGVLRRLFSRSDDPEENLRLTDLLRQETTGGLLLLVATAAALIWANSPWRSAYESLSSTQIGPASLHLHLDLATWAADGLLAVFFFVVGLELKHEIVHGSLRDPSKAAVPIVAAVCGMIVPALLYLAVQWASPHGVPLGWAVPIATDIAFALAVLAVVGSALPDGLRTFLLTLAVVDDLIAIVVIAIFFSAGINVGLLAASLALIAVFAYLANSGRLWWWVLIPLAVAAWICMHASGVHATIAGVLLGLSLPASRVHAIDHRIRPISAGLCVPIFAFFAAGVTVVGGGLAEALRDPVTIGVIVGLVLGKVLGITLSTFAMARFTRAELDDDIHWLDIVGLGLLAGVGFTVSLLIGELAFGPGTEEDDHVKVAILIGSLLSAGSAALVLGQRSRRRAAP
- a CDS encoding nitroreductase/quinone reductase family protein; the protein is MATTVIEQNGVERLFNRLMNWMAKHGVGPMGMQQLIVRGRASGKERTAAVNPLPLDGSLYLVAARGETQWVRNARVARTVVLRKRSRRSAYVIEQVHGDEAVPVLRAYLKKWGFEVKSFFDGVGPAASAADLAAAAEVHPVFRLSPCPTGRS
- the acs gene encoding acetate--CoA ligase translates to MGAIGTLSPYARPKGEAIVSEETLSNLLHEDRSFPPDPAFAAQANGTADLYEQADADRDGFWAQQARTRLTWSKDFGQVLDWSEAPVAKWFVGGELNAAYNCVDRHVEAGNGDRVALHFVGEPQDDTRSITYAELLADVQKAANALKDLGVQTGDRVAVYLPMIPEAVVALLACARIGAPHSVVFGGFSSDALRSRISDADAKVVITADGGYRRGKPSALKPAVDEAVTGDSPVEHVLVVRRTGQDVAWTDKDIWWHDALEAADPECAPVPVDSEHPLFLLYTSGTTGKPKGILHTTGGYLLQAAYTNSVVHDVHPETDVYWCTADVGWVTGHSYIVYGPLANGATQVLYEGTPDTPHKGRWWEIIEQFKVSIFYTAPTAIRTCMKWGKEIPEKFDLSSIRVLGSVGEPINPEAWIWYHDVIGAGKAPIVDTWWQTETGAIMISALPGVTSLRPGSAQIAVPGISVDVVDDAGNSVPNGSGGYLIVDKPWPAMLRGVWGDLQRFKDTYWARFPGIYFAGDGAKKDEDGNIWVLGRVDDVMNVSGHRLSTTEIESALVSHPKVAEAAVVGATDDTTGQAVCAFVILRGDAVQEADEPGEGGDLVTELRNHVAKEIGPIAKPRQIMVVAELPKTRSGKIMRRLLRDVAENREVGDVTTLADSSVMDLIKSGLSGKD
- a CDS encoding TetR/AcrR family transcriptional regulator, translating into MTQGVRAARARAETMAQILALGREQLAERGAADLSVRAIARDLGMVSSGIYRYVATRDELLTALIIDSYNQLGEQVEQAAAGRGAPGRRFIRAANAARNWGRDHPHDWALIFGSPVPGYQAPRDTVQPGVRVASVLVSLTTEQHHGEGLLPPLRPMPISRRLSHQSALVREALVTDLPDDAVLRCVMAWAMINGAISFELFGQLANTFDPADDALAYAFRGAALLVGFPDVD